From Deltaproteobacteria bacterium, a single genomic window includes:
- a CDS encoding MFS transporter, which yields MSAEDSQTVSRVDTASAAVHKKPRLTDSLSALRHRNYRLYWFGQLSSVMAQNIEFVAQSWLVLELTSSPLLLGLTGLSQAIPTIALTLVGGVIADRADRRRIMVAAQAIIALLYFVLATLVATHTVAQWHVMAIAFLSGAVRAFDRPSRLALLPHMVPKEDIPNAVAIGGTIWQLCKFTGPAAAGLCIYLFGVAFTYYLCFAASFTSLILWIMLRLARHIAPTAAGGLLQHMRDGLSFIRQNEIYYTFIGLTFFNSVFGMSHVTLMPIFARDILQVGSRGFGFLQSSAGAGALAGTFLAAYLSHSGRRVLQTAVGATLFGTILMLFAFSSSYPLSLALVFGLGMTSQFYMTCVNQTLQLNLPEELRGRVMGISGLAWELMPLGGTIAGGVAEFAGAPVAVAFGGAMVASTALAIILSRQKMKRLDNY from the coding sequence ATGTCGGCAGAAGATTCCCAAACTGTGTCGCGGGTCGACACCGCCTCGGCCGCCGTCCACAAAAAGCCGCGACTCACCGACTCTTTGAGCGCGCTGCGCCACCGCAATTACCGGCTCTACTGGTTTGGTCAGCTATCCTCGGTGATGGCGCAAAATATCGAATTCGTCGCCCAAAGCTGGCTCGTCTTGGAGCTGACCAGCTCGCCCTTGCTGCTCGGTCTGACAGGTCTGAGCCAGGCGATTCCGACGATTGCACTTACGCTGGTCGGCGGCGTCATCGCCGACCGGGCCGACCGCCGGCGTATTATGGTCGCCGCCCAGGCGATCATCGCCCTGCTCTATTTCGTCCTTGCGACACTCGTCGCGACCCACACTGTGGCGCAGTGGCATGTCATGGCGATCGCTTTTCTTTCCGGCGCCGTGCGCGCCTTTGACCGGCCGAGCCGTTTGGCCCTGTTGCCGCACATGGTGCCTAAGGAAGATATTCCCAACGCGGTTGCCATCGGCGGCACGATCTGGCAGCTCTGCAAATTCACCGGCCCGGCCGCTGCGGGGCTTTGTATTTATCTCTTCGGTGTCGCTTTCACGTATTACCTTTGCTTCGCCGCGTCGTTCACCTCCTTGATCTTATGGATCATGCTTCGATTGGCGCGCCACATCGCGCCGACCGCCGCGGGCGGCCTTTTGCAGCACATGAGGGACGGTTTGAGCTTCATCCGCCAAAACGAAATCTATTATACGTTTATCGGCCTGACCTTTTTCAACAGCGTTTTCGGCATGTCCCACGTCACGCTGATGCCGATCTTCGCCCGCGACATCTTGCAGGTAGGCTCGCGCGGTTTTGGCTTTTTGCAAAGCAGCGCCGGCGCCGGCGCGCTGGCCGGAACTTTCCTTGCCGCCTACCTGTCGCATAGCGGCCGCCGCGTTTTGCAGACCGCCGTTGGCGCCACGCTATTTGGCACCATCTTGATGCTCTTCGCTTTTTCTTCGTCCTATCCGTTGTCGCTGGCGCTAGTCTTCGGCTTGGGCATGACCAGCCAGTTTTACATGACCTGCGTAAACCAGACCTTGCAGTTAAATCTGCCCGAGGAACTGCGCGGGCGCGTCATGGGCATCTCCGGCCTAGCCTGGGAACTGATGCCGCTGGGCGGCACCATCGCTGGAGGCGTTGCCGAATTTGCCGGCGCTCCCGTGGCGGTAGCGTTCGGCGGCGCCATGGTGGCTAGCACCGCGTTGGCGATCATCTTATCGCGGCAAAAAATGAAGCGTTTGGATAATTACTGA